GCTCGACTTCTTCGGATACAAACTCGCCGGCGCGAACATGGACGCACGAAAAGTCGGCTCGGTTCACACCGGCCTTGGAAACGAGCGGACAGAGATATCCGTCGCGGATCAGTTCCTTGATGCCGATCTCATAGCAGATGTGATTTAGGAAATGATCCGGCGAACAGATCATGCCGGAGTCGAGACGGAATGGTGTGGCAGTCAACCCGATCACGCGGACGTGTGGATTGATGACCTTGCAGTCCGCCAGGAACTGCCGGTACATGCCGTCACCCTTCTTGGAGATCAAGTGTGCCTCGTCAACAATCACCAAATCGAACGGATCAAGGTCACACGCTCGCTTGTAGACGCTCTGGATACCAGCGACCAAGACGGGTGTGTTGGTATCACGTTTCTTTAGGCCGGCAGAATACAGTCCGACCTTGATGTCGGGGCACAGACGACGAACCTTGTCCGCGTTCTGTTCCAATAGTTCTTTGACGTGGGCCAAGATTAGCACTCGGCCGTTCCATTGGTTAACTGCATCACTCGCGATCTTCGCCAGAACGAGTGATTTGCCTGCACCCGTTGGCAGCACAGCGACCGGGTTGTCGTCGCGGTTGCGAAGGTGGTCGTAGACTGCGTCGACGGCGGCTTGCTGGTAATTGCGTAATTGCATCACAGAGCCTTTCCGTTGTGACGTTTGCCGGACCACGTCGGTTCCGCGTTGGGTGAGATTTCGCGGTTGTCTTCGTTGCAACCGTCACAGATACGATTGGCCGGACCTAAGGACGCGAACGACTTTTGACAACGCAAACAAATGCGGTCGGCTGCCGCGAGGTTTTCTGTCTGAACCTCCGCGATCCAGACGATCGCTTCGCCTTGCAAGGGCTTTGGTTTTTCAACGCCAGCAGCAATCTCGTCTTTGGTACGACGTTTTGGTTTCGACTTGTTTTCAGAGACGACCTTTTCGATCGCCAGACGCATCACTTGGTTGTCGTCCAGGAACGCTCCGCCCCACTGCAGTGCATCGAGCATCGCTTTGAGCACATTGTCGATGTCGCGACGCCGGCGATCGGGCATGTGCAGCTCGATGTCGACCGACAGAGGACCAACAAGTGGTTCCACGCGTTTGCGATTTAGGTAACTACTGACCTCGGCACGATACTCTC
This genomic stretch from Novipirellula caenicola harbors:
- a CDS encoding RusA family crossover junction endodeoxyribonuclease; the protein is MLKLNLPYPPSINHYWRHVGQRVLISKKGREYRAEVSSYLNRKRVEPLVGPLSVDIELHMPDRRRRDIDNVLKAMLDALQWGGAFLDDNQVMRLAIEKVVSENKSKPKRRTKDEIAAGVEKPKPLQGEAIVWIAEVQTENLAAADRICLRCQKSFASLGPANRICDGCNEDNREISPNAEPTWSGKRHNGKAL